Proteins co-encoded in one Cercospora beticola chromosome 7, complete sequence genomic window:
- a CDS encoding uncharacterized protein (CAZy:GH72), giving the protein MSDLAFRSQSSIGPAFEPIRTKGSQFWRGDERFLIKGINYFKQKLDIEASKNGIRRWKHQDALANEQLDELREDLEILQELGINTLLVPQLHPTKDYGEAINLLAEKGFYLIVEIGTFGREILKNGRVYRNTEIDLDACYTFDAIQDDLRLVDHLADFQNVLGFMVAGDCINRRQQVTRFAAVLRAFVRDTKAFLRLRGGRTVPVGISNPCVMDLRLPALKYFTAGSREERVDFFAPQDYSWCGPSNFQMSGWQRAVETLERDDVRVPMFLAEFGCNARERIWDEIACLYGEEILGAYSGGCVYCFEEYWNGYGVVKRGEDGRVERKREFETLKGRLQEASRASATAMSGMEPRDYENWTGEFPGETRNDLWLATSALPRCPGDLAAFVQELRDEREWDVVDRVEGLGLEDA; this is encoded by the exons ATGTCAGACCTAGCATTCCGATCCCAGTCTAGCATTGGACCAGCCTTTGAACCCATCAGGACAAAAGGCAGCCAATTTTGGAGAGGGGACGAGAGG TTCCTGATCAAAGGCATCAACTATTTCAAGCAGAAACTCGACATAGAAGCCAGCAAGAATGGAATTCGTAGATGGAAACATCAAGACGCGCTCGCGAATGAACAGCTTGATGAATTGCGCGAGGATCTCGAAATTCTGCAAGAATTGGGGATCAATACGCTTCTTGTTCCACAGCTACACCCTACGAAAGATTATGGAGAAGCAATCAACTTGCTCGCTGAGAAAGGGTTCTATCTCATTGTCGAAATCGGTACTTTTGGACGAGAAATTTTGAAGAATGGGCGTGTCTACCGAAATACGGAAATCGATCTGGATGCATGCTATACCTTCGACGCGATACAGGATGATCTTCGACTCGTCGATCATCTTGCGGATTTTCAGAACGTGCTGGGGTTCATGGTCGCGGGAGACTGCATCAATCGCAGACAACAAGTGACAAGATTCGCAGCAGTCTTGCGCGCTTTCGTCCGCGATACTAAAGCTTTCTTACGCCTGCGAGGGGGCCGAACCGTGCCGGTGGGAATTTCCAATCCTTGCGTGATGGATTTGCGGTTGCCGGCGTTGAAGTACTTCACTGCTGGTTcgcgagaagaaagagtgGATTTCTTTGCTCCGCAAGATTATAGCTGGTGCGGACCAAGCAATTTCCAAATGTCAGGCTGGCAGAGAGCGGTGGAAACACTAGAGCGCGATGATGTTCGTGTGCCGATGTTTCTGGCTGAGTTTGGCTGCAATGCTCGTGAGAGGATCTGGGATGAGATCGCTTGTTTGTATGGGGAGGAAATACTTGGGGCGTACAGTGGAGGTTGTGTGTATTGTTTTGAGGAATACTGGAATGGATATGGAGTTGTGAAAAGAGGAGAGGATGGCCGTGTAGAAAGAAAGCGGGAGTTTGAGACACTGAAAGGACGATTGCAGGAAGCCAGCAGAGCGTCGGCAACTGCCATGTCTGGCATGGAGCCCAGAGATTATGAGAACTGGACCGGAGAGTTCCCTGGAGAGACGAGGAATGATTTGTGGTTGGCTACCAGCGCATTGCCTCGATGCCCTGGAGATCTGGCGGCTTTCGTGCAAGAGCTCAGAGACGAGCGAGAATGGGACGTTGTCGACAGAGTGGAAGGACTTGGTCTGGAGGATGCATAG
- a CDS encoding uncharacterized protein (BUSCO:EOG0926312D) codes for MRLDPAERTQQRPSTNGSSQNGSSPPHTNGSVKSDTNGYHTNGHAGGTVARNKEPFFGHDREEVTRILLQTLSDLGYRDAAKQLSRESGYELEIPSVAAFRSAVLSGEWEEAEALLLGTDALELDGGVSLGNGHGWSKADRLSGGSQNGSSRRGLPLAEGANLTLLKFLLRQQKYLELLEKRDLKSALDVLRSELTPLRTDTGRLHFLSSLVMCVSTDDLHAQAEWDGVEGESRSNLLSEISKSISPSVMIPEHRLATLLSSVQEEQILKCRYHNTTAQPSLYTDHECSVDDFPLHTQLELRTHSDEVWFVEFSHDGSMLATAGQDGLVVVYDTTRWRPIHEFREHERSPFANAANGAGAARDTRGITYIAFSPNDQYLISCSKNHEFVVVNVRDGQRVCYGDHFDDSITCAAWLPDSETFIIGTMSFRRPLGMYSLRSAGSTNSGSVLRNPEIHSWRDPPWDPTMKSDQPLTKFRLTDCAVDSTGTRMAATTTDHRIMLFSLNSVDRYRKLAEWQMDAWLTSINFSADGDLLLVNMNEGRVLAIDSETGEIVCRYEGAVQRDFVIRSAFGGAGEGFVISGSEDSRVYIWRRQTGLLVAALEDHHPGPVNSVAWHPTNPGIFASAGDDRRVRIWTSANARRGADSTEASSGAVRPLSSGLGRSYY; via the exons ATGCGGTTAGATCCCGCCGAGCGAACACAGCAACGGCCTTCGACCAACGGCTCCTCGCAAAACGgctcctctcctccgcatACAAATGGCTCCGTCAAGAGCGATACGAACGGCTATCATACGAACGGCCATGCAGGCGGAACGGTAGCACGGAACAAAGAGCCATTCTTCGGTCACGACAGAGAAGAGGTCACGCGGATACTCTTGCAGACGCTGAGCGATCTGGGATATCGAGATGCGGCGAAGCAACTGTCAAGAGAAAGTGGCTATGAATTGGAGATTCCCAGCGTGGCAGCATTCAGAAGCGCTGTATTAAGTGGGGAGTGGGAAGAAGCCGAGGCGTTATTGCTAGGAACAGATGCCCTCGAACTCGATGGTGGAGTTTCTCTTGGTAACGGGCACGGATGGTCAAAGGCTGACAGACTGTCCGGTGGAAGTCAGAACGGGTCGTCAAGAAGAGGACTTCCACTGGCGGAAGGAGCTAACCTCACGTTGCTGAAGTTCTTGCTGCGACAACAGAAGTACTTGGAATTGCTTGAAAAACGGGATTTGAAGTCGGCACTGGATGTTCTCCGCAGCGAGCTTACGCCTCTGAGAACCGACACTGGAAGATTGCATTTCCTTTCGAGCCTCGTGATGTGCGTCTCGACCGATGATCTCCACGCGCAAGCGGAATGGGATGGCGTGGAAGGCGAAAGTCGAAGCAATCTGCTTTCAGAAATATCGAAGTCAATATCGCCCTCTGTAATGATACCAGAGCACCGCCTTGCGACCTTGCTGTCCTCTGTGCAAGAAGAACAGATTCTGAAATGCAGATACCACAACACCACGGCGCAGCCAAGCCTGTACACGGATCACGAATGCTCAGTAGACGACTTTCCTCTACACACTCAGCTTGAGCTACGAACACATTCGGACGAAGTCTGGTTCGTGGAATTCAGTCATGATGGGTCCATGCTGGCTACTGCGGGCCAAGACGGTCTCGTTGTGGTGTACGATACAACACGCTGGCGACCAATACACGAGTTCAGGGAGCACGAACGCAGCCCTTTTGCAAACGCCGCTAATGGCGCGGGAGCCGCTCGCGATACTAGGGGCATCACGTACATCGCATTCTCTCCCAATGATCAGTATCTGATCTCTTGTAGCAAGAATCACGAATTCGTTGTTGTCAACGTGCGTGATGGGCAGAGAGTCTGCTATGGGGACCACTTTGACGATTCAATCACCTGCGCGGCGTGGCTCCCAGATTCGGAGACCTTCATAATCGGAACGATGAGCTTTAGGAGACCTCTCGGCATGTATTCACTCCGATCGGCTGGTTCCACAAACAGTGGTTCGGTGCTCCGGAATCCTGAGATACACTCATGGCGGGATCCTCCTTGGGATCCCACGATGAAGAGTGATCAGCCGCTCACCAAATTCAGACTTACCGATTGCGCAGTCGACTCAACTGGGACACGCATGGCTGCGACTACCACTGACCACCGCATCATGCTCTTCTCCCTTAACAGCGTGGATAGGTACCGCAAGCTTGCGGAATGGCAAATGGACGCGTGGCTTACATCAATCAATTTCTCTGCAGATGGCgatctcctcctcgtcaatATGAATGAGGGTCGAGTGCTTGCGATCGACTCGGAGACTGGCGAAATCGTATGTAGATACGAAGGGGCAGTGCAACGAGACTTTGTCATCCGCAGCGCTTTTGGAGGTGCTGGAGAAGGCTTCGTTATCAGCGGCAGCGAAG ACTCCCGAGTGTACATTTGGCGGAGACAGACGGGCCTGTTGGTCGCTGCGCTTGAAGACCATCACCCTGGTCCCGTGAATTCTGTTGCGTGGCATCCTACCAATCCTGGCATTTTCGCAAGCGCTGGCGATGATCGCCGTGTCAGAAT ATGGACATCTGCAAACGCCAGACGAGGAGCGGATTCGACAGAAGCATCATCAGGCGCAGTACGACCCCTCAGCAGCGGCCTAGGGAGAAGCTATTACTAG